The genomic region CATCCTGCCCCAGACGTGCGGCTCCTCCTCGGAGGCGTGCGAGGCCGAGCCCATCCTCTCCGCCAAGGCCACCTTCCGGTGGGATCTCTCGGAGACGGTCGCGGCGGTGGGCGAGGTCTATTACACGTACGACTCGAACCGGACGACGTTCCGGGACGACACCACCGGTGTCGCCCAGCCCCGCTTCGAGGACCCGCACGGGCTGGGCTTCAACACGCTGCTCCAGGCCCGCTTCTAACGCGAGGCCCCGGGCCCCGGCGGTGGCGCGTGGCGCGCCCCGGGGCCCTCAGCGGGACGTCATCCGCACCACCTCTTCGAACGAGGTGAGCCCCTGGGCCAGCTTGCGCACCGCCGCCTCGCGCAGCGTGCGCATGCCCGCGCGCCGGGCTGCCTCCACCAGCGCGTGGTAGGGCGCCGCCTGGGTGATGAGCTCCTTCAGCTCCGCGCCCACGCTGACGATCTCGAACACGCCCGTACGGCCCAGATAGCCCGTGCCGCGGCAGCGCACGCACCCCGCCCCCTTGCGCAGACGGACGCCCCCAGGGAGCAATGGCAGGGGCACCTGGAGGGCAATCAGCTCGTCCGGCGTCAGCGTGGCCTCCTGCGCGCAGTGCGCGCAAATCCGGCGCAGCAGGCGCTGCGCCATCAGCCCCACCAAGCTCTGTGAGAGCAGGAACGGCGGCACGCCGAGATCCTTCATGCGCGCCACCGCGCCGATCGCGTCGTTGGTGTGCAGCGTGGAGAGCACCAGGTGGCCGGTGAGCGCGGACTGGATGGCATTCTCCGCCGTCTCCGCGTCGCGGATCTCTCCCACCATGATGACGTCCGGGTCCTGCCGGAGGATGTGGCGCAAGGCCCCCGCGAAGTCGAGCCCCACCTTGGGCTGGACCTGCACCTGGTTGAAGCCCTCCCACACCATCTCGATGGGGTCCTCCACGGTGGTGACGTTGACGTCCGGCCCCGCCACCGCTTTGAGCGCCGAGTAGAGCGTCGTCGTCTTGCCGCTGCCCGTGGGGCCCGTCACGAGGATGAGCCCGTGGGGCTGGTCGATCCAGAACTCGAAGGAGCCCTTCTCGTCCGGCTCGAAGCCCAGCTGGGCGATGTCCTGGACCAGCGTCTCCGGATCGAAGATGCGGATGACCACCTTCTCACCGAAGGCGGTGGGCAACGTGGACACGCGCAGCTCCACCTCCCGGCCATCCCGCTCCGTCTTGATGCGCCCGTCCTGGGGCTTGCGCTTCTCGGAGATGTCCATGCGCGAGAGCATCTTCACGCGCGAGACGATGGGCGGGTGGACCCCGGCGGGCAGCGTGTACACGGTGTGCAGCACGCCATCGATGCGCAAGCGGACCTGGGAGGTGGCCCGCTTGGGCTCGACGTGGATGTCCGAGGCCCGGTTGTCGAAGGCGTAGCGCAGCAGGTAGTCCACCGCCTGCACCACGGGCTTGTCGGAGGCCTCCAGCTCCTGG from Stigmatella erecta harbors:
- a CDS encoding GspE/PulE family protein — translated: MASPVNAASRSQADFSTAFVLEALVAQGLLSPQQAQEILAREPAARARVLKSRAQGASKETARYDVSPVEVIAAFQVPLPEGRGPLDEDRVTEAAAHAAGIAYRKIDPLKLDMGLATRTVSRPFAQKHVLLPLERSPQGRLVVAVANPFDRELFENLFRLTGLPIEPVLSAKVDILKSIAEIYGFKKTLARAADDFAAAPQLSNFEQLVSLSGTQELEASDKPVVQAVDYLLRYAFDNRASDIHVEPKRATSQVRLRIDGVLHTVYTLPAGVHPPIVSRVKMLSRMDISEKRKPQDGRIKTERDGREVELRVSTLPTAFGEKVVIRIFDPETLVQDIAQLGFEPDEKGSFEFWIDQPHGLILVTGPTGSGKTTTLYSALKAVAGPDVNVTTVEDPIEMVWEGFNQVQVQPKVGLDFAGALRHILRQDPDVIMVGEIRDAETAENAIQSALTGHLVLSTLHTNDAIGAVARMKDLGVPPFLLSQSLVGLMAQRLLRRICAHCAQEATLTPDELIALQVPLPLLPGGVRLRKGAGCVRCRGTGYLGRTGVFEIVSVGAELKELITQAAPYHALVEAARRAGMRTLREAAVRKLAQGLTSFEEVVRMTSR